One Cucurbita pepo subsp. pepo cultivar mu-cu-16 chromosome LG20, ASM280686v2, whole genome shotgun sequence genomic window carries:
- the LOC111782838 gene encoding actin-depolymerizing factor 2-like, whose amino-acid sequence MANAASGMAVHDDCKLKFLELKTKRTYRFIVYKIEEKQKQVIVEKVGEPGQSYEDFTACLPADECRYAVYDFDFLTKENVQKSRIFFIAWSPDVSKVRSKMIYASSKDKFRRELDGIQIELQATDPSEMDLDVFKSRAK is encoded by the exons GCTAACGCGGCATCGGGTATGGCTGTGCACGATGACTGTAAGCTTAAGTTCTTGGAGTTGAAGACCAAGAGAACTTACAGATTCATTGTATATAAGATTGAAGAGAAGCAGAAGCAAGTCATTGTGGAAAAGGTTGGCGAGCCAGGTCAAAGCTATGAAGATTTCACAGCCTGCCTTCCTGCTGATGAATGCCGATATGCGGTTTATGATTTTGACTTTCTGACTAAGGAGAATGTTCAGAAGAGCAGAATTTTCTTCATTGCTTG GTCTCCCGACGTGTCGAAGGTAAGAAGCAAGATGATCTATGCAAGCTCAAAGGACAAGTTTAGAAGAGAATTGGATGGCATTCAAATTGAGCTGCAAGCTACTGACCCATCTGAAATGGATCTCGATGTTTTTAAGAGCCGTGCGAAATAA